In Sphaeramia orbicularis chromosome 3, fSphaOr1.1, whole genome shotgun sequence, a genomic segment contains:
- the gins2 gene encoding DNA replication complex GINS protein PSF2: protein MDPAEVEFLAEKETVKIIPNFSLDRIYLIGGDLGPFNPGLPVDVPVWLALNLKQRQKCRIVPPEWMDVEKLEEMRDLERKEDAFTPVPSPYYMELTKLLLNHASDNIPKADEIRTLVKDIWDTRIAKLRLSADSFISQQEAHAKLDNLTLMEINTIRAFLLDSLNSMYKLRSNLQPGSSKGQFMDF from the exons ATGGATCCTGCCGAGGTAGAATTTCTTGCCGAAAAGGAGACAGTGAAAATAATCCCTAACTTCAGTTTAGACAGAATCTATTTGATCGGG gGTGACCTGGGCCCCTTCAACCCGGGACTACCCGTGGATGTCCCTGTGTGGCTGGCACTGAACCTCAAACAGAGACAGAAATGTCGAATTGTTCCTCCAGAGTGGATGGATGTTG agaaactggaggaaatgcGAGATCTTGAGAGGAAAGAGGATGCATTCACACCTGTCCCCAGTCCATACTATATGGAGCTGACCAAGCTGCTATTGAACCA CGCTTCTGATAACATTCCTAAAGCAGATGAGATCCGGACACTGGTCAAAGACATCTGGGACACACGTATCGCCAAACTGCGTCTCTCAGCAGACAGCTTCATCAGTCAGCAGGAGGCTCATGCCAAG CTGGACAACCTGACTCTGATGGAGATCAACACCATACGAGCGTTTCTTCTGGACTCTCTCAACAGCATGTACAAGTTGCGTTCCAACCTGCAGCCTGGTTCCAGTAAAGGACAGTTCATGGACTTTTGA